From Camelina sativa cultivar DH55 chromosome 5, Cs, whole genome shotgun sequence:
agatcagtgcgttaagcttgtgtgcggtttcttgagaaccgttgggtttggggGCGGCTGATAGAgcggatcttctgagcagggtgcgtttggctcaggagaaggatttgggactGGTGAATGCTTCTAAGAATGTTGATtcggagtatcaggtctcagctaatggttTTTTCTTGGGCACGGTCGGacttgtgtgcccaaggatgaggatttaagataggagatcttgagagaggctcatgcgagcatgttttctattcatccaggagcgactaagatgtactgtgatctcaagaggtactatcattgggtcgggatgaagaaggttgtagctagttgggtcgcaaGGTGCGACGTGTGTCGACTAGTGAaagctgagcatcaggttccgggcgggttactgaagagtctacccattcctgaatGGAAGtaggatatgatcactatggattttgtggtaggattgccagtgtctcggacctttgatgctatttgggtcattgtggaccggttgactaagtcagcacattttctggccattaagaagactgatggagcagcggtcttggctaagaagtatgtgagagagattcagattgcatggggtgccagcgagcattgtgtcggatagagattctaagttcacttcggtgtggTTGACAGCTTGTCctatgggaaggttgttaaaaggtggggaccagggttcgaggaacgcctggtacaccaataacctactgtggatttggatggatagttccatttgcccagtgaggggttaggatcgatgccctgcatggccagcttggagtctattggacggctagcggtgggctagcagggtccacggacggtccgttggggcagctagcggtgggctagtggggtccacgggacgggttgtcaaatataataatatttaagattcataaatataattattttttattattaattcataatatacaatcatactaattattaattaattaatttatgacaTGTATAGTCATAATAATCATCCGCACCAccttttttttaccattcacatATTTTATAGTGAACcgcaaataatttttttaccaacTAAATAtcattttgtaccgcttattttgtataaaccgcACTTGTTCCGCAAATATATTTCTCACACATGAACTGCAATTGAACCATACCGCACTATAAAACTGTTTTTCCCGCATAGTCAATTACACTGTCACCATTTGGagccataaaataaaaaacacacatCACTTTCTTAACAAGTAACCACAACACAAACTCACGTACGATTTGCAGATTAAGAGTGATGGATTCACTCacacatttcttttgtttgcatCCCACTATAATCAAAGCTCTTAAGTCATAATGAGATACATCATATAGTCATATATCAATGTTGTGCAGACCAACATAATTGGCTCGGCTCAAAAGAAATTTGGGTTATAATTAGCAAATTTAAATGAATCATGCATCGAATTAGAAACATGTAACATTACAACTTTAATTAAACTTCAAACTAAaagcacaattttttttttctgataaaccCAATTGGCTGTCAGTAGAAATGCACCAAAGTGTTTCAGGGTGGACTTTTCCCCGAAAAAAAGACCACCTCATTGTCTATCCCGAATTTGGAATGCTTTCTGACTAATGCCAGAAAGTAGTTAGGCTGCATTCATTTTTTACTACCAAGTAAACCAACATGCCTTAGCCTAATTGATAGATTTCCCCAACAGATATTATTTTTGTTCCAAGGTGAATGGAACCTGGGTAGTTCCTTCCAAACTTTCTTCAATTCTTCCTTACCATCAGAccaaaaagcttttaaaaaatccaaaatgcaaaacaagagatttcaatAGGGGGAAAAAACCTATTTTCTGTCAAATAGAAAGATGGTAAATTCATACAAACGTGAAAGTGGAAAAGAAACAGGTAAACAACCAAGGAAGTGGGGTGCCTACATCTCGGTAATCACATTGACTTCCTATTATTATTAAGCCATTTAGAAAAGAAATGTGCTTGGAAAGACTTGTACATGTTTTCATTAGAAGGTCATCACAAATTAGGGCAACAAGTAACGAAAAATCTCCCAATATAACTTGAACGATGTCTCTGTCTCTTCCAAACAATGATTCTTCTCTTCCCTCGTCCACAACTGCCcattcaacataaaatttgcTTTACGGTTAAAAGGCACCAAAACTTAATTTTCTCtcatattaatgttttttttttttgtcgtaaaTTAATTATCATCTATTTCAAGAAATCGACATCCTTCACGTTATTAGCATGCTGAAAAGTAATTAATGCacattttaacccaaaaaaaaaaaaaaatcacactatTGTTATGTTCTATACCTCAGCAACTTTGTTCAATACTTGACTCACGTTCTGCAATAATTCCGAAAGCTGGCCGTCATATTTGTAGAACTCGAGTTCTTTATTGTTGAGTATCTTCTCAGACACCTGAAAAACttgtaaacttttataaaaaaagttccAAGTGACTTTTTAGAGATTAAAGTTGTATTCTTTTATACCTTTGTTCCAATCATTCGACCACCGGCGCTATGTGCAAAGTTGATGTTGTAGAAGTGGCAGATTATTGCTGGATGATCCTTTTCTGCTATATTCTTTAAATACTTAGAATATGCTTTCCCAGGAACCATTGGCTCAGGAATCTCGTGACCTTGTTCCTTGAACCACTCCAAATCCCTTCTCAAATTCTCTGCCCTTTCTAATCCCGTGTTTTTGAGCTCGACATCTACACGAGAAAAAAAGGGCCAAATTTTGTGACAATGTTTACACGTAACAAACATACCTTTTGCATACTATAGTGTCTATTTTTAATGCATAACCATTTGCGTCATACACGCAAATGTAGTTTTATCTAAGAAAACTAAATTGACTGATATGTTAATACTTATACGTAAGTTAATACAAAACTTTGTTACGTACCATGTTAAAAAGGTCAAATTATTATACTAGTTGAATACCAAAAAGAATGTCTTTAACTAATAGAGATTCCGTGCACACCTAATTCTAATATTTAGGCGAAAGTTTGAATGATTTATTTACTTGTAGCGTGCAATAATTATTTCTAATTCTGTAATTCTAGacgaaaaataaacaatttttattcCTCAAAATGCGACACTTcaacattttttagttttctttctctGACTCCTCCGGCtcctatatattattatatagggATAAGGTTTGTAATTCTGACCTAGCATAACCGTGATCCCTCGGAGATTATTTGAATACTGTTATATAAGTGCATATGATTCATGAAGAAGGAATTGACACTATGATTtgtcggatttttttttttgtgtgtaaatcAAGTCCAAAACATTTCTCAAAACTTTGTCTCCTAATAATTTTAACTTGCGGAGAAGATTATATTACAATGGAATCAGATCTAGTAGACTGAAATCATTTCAAGAAATTAGCTGTAAACCTCACCTAATTCAtaacaagaaatatatatagaaaagtaagGATGAGAAACTCACAAGATGGGACATTAGATTCGTGAATAATCTCTTCAAGCGTGTCGAACACAAGCTTACTGTCCACCAGAAACTTCAAGTAGCCTTCGATTGTAAAATTCCATGTCGATACAGGACCATTGAACTCCTTTTTTCCTTCGTTTGCATGTTCTCTCGGGTGCATTTTCATTACCACGAACTTCATCTCCTGCACAAACCCCTTCGGTTCTCCAGGATACCTTTTCGTTGGCTTCTCCCCCGCTGCCTCCATAGCATTCTCCACCAAATTCCGATACTTGTTTGCTCTTCGGACAAGATGGCGACGAGGAGCGGCTTTTGTTAGGGGATACCTAACCGTCACAGTCTTAGCTCTCAGACTGACGTGGCTTTAACAATCGAGTCTGTtggcataagcttgaagatagcttgaggtgcaagctatactaatcctaccgagttatggaattaggattaattctatttaggagttatctaaatatgttagtttaccgGTTCAGAATAGGAAAGTTGTTAACTCTAGGGTTGAGCCattgttataaataccaagagagcGTTTCATAGAGAGGTGCGCGTCTTAGGGTATTAggagagatgcacacaaggtgtgtggcgtcgccccatcaataagatagagatcttttgatggtattGTTGAAGTTCTACTTCTAATCAATGAattctggacttggtcccggagatgtaggttatccgaacccGTTAACAAAGCTGTGTCTTCTTTACTATTATGTTCTTTCATACACGCACATGAACGTTATCGTACTTTGACATATAGATCTAGCCACATATATGTgctttatttggtatcagagcctataGAGAATTGTTCTCGTGATCCTGGATTTGCGGCTAGCAGAGAATGCATATGAGAAGGTAGAGTATTCATGAAGGGTCGGAATAAATCAGAAACTCTCAGGAAGGGTTGTTCTATCGGAGTTGTATGAAGAAAGAGCGCaacttgtttgattgtttctattatcGTCGTCAGGAAACGATTGAGAAGAACAGAGTTTTATTGACATGGGCATGATGAGAAAGGTGAAGTAGATGAGAATTACAGTGTTCATGAATGTGTTTAAGAGGAGAATGAAATTGTGAAGCAACAGATAGGAACAGAGACTCATGGGTTGTGTAATTTGAAGCAGTAGAAATCATTCGTGttcttgggttttttttttttttttgattgttgGTGTTAGTCTGTCTGCTCTAAGACTTAGAAGATACAAGAGATTGGGTTTTTTTATGGCTGGCTTACTGAACCAAGAGCTATGTttatgaagagaagaagatagcaTGGGCTTGGCTTTCTTTTGGGTTTCAATGgctatcaaaatattaaatcaacgATGGTGAAATTGGTGTTGACAAAGCCAATCCTCTACTCCACAACATCGACTTGGGATATAATTGAAAAATTAGAGATTTGAGTCTTCACTTCCAGCATCAATGGTGAATCAATGGTGATTCACAatgagtaaagaaaaaatagaaacgtGTGAATTTGAGAATTTGTAATAAATCAATCATACATTAGTCTTCTTCTCTGCAGATCGAGTGTTTAGCTCATACGACTAGCAAAGTTTGTTTCCTCCTCTTGGTGTGTGGTTTCAATTGTGCTCGAGGAAGATGTTTGGTTGAGAGAAAGTAATGTTGGCATGTTTGATGTTGGGTTTATAGATCTGGACGCGTAAGTTCATGGAGATGATAGGGAGAGTTACGGCAAGAATTGTCATGGTTGATTGGAAGAAGCTGGAAGCTACATTTTGTGTTGAAGATAGATTTAACGGCGAGTATGGTTTTCTCCTTGGCATCTGAGATTGATCAAAGGAAGGATAGATTTAACGGCGAGTATGGTTTTCTCCTTGGCATCTGAGATTGATCAAAGGAAGGATAGATTTAACGGCGAGTATGGTTTTCTCCTTGGCATCTGAGATTGATCAAAGGAAGGATAGATTTAACGGCGAGTATGGTTTTCTCCTTGGCATCTGAGATTGATCAAAGGAAGGATAGATTTAACGGCGAGTATGGTTTTCTCCTTGGCATCTGAGATTGATCAAAGGAAGGATAGATTTAACGGCGAGTATGGTTTTCTCCTTGGCATCTGAGATTGATCAAAGGAAGGTTTTGAGAATCTCCATCTACGATGAGATTGAGGTTGAAGTCTCACTgagattgagttttttttttgctgttgcCGTTTTGACTTGAATGGAACCTTCACATTTACATGAACTCAATGGAAGAAGTGAATAAAGAATTTGGTAAAAGAGATATAACTCCTTCTTCAGGTAATGTGCTTAAGGTGTGAAGATGCAGAGGCTGTTTTTCTCGATCTCGATAGAATTGACGCAAGATTGAGAACTAAAATGACAACAATTGTGAAAACTTTTTGCTGATAAGAAGAAGTGTTGAGGCCTTGCCTTATTTGAGAAGCATTCTTGGATGTATGTTGATGTATGTGTCATGGCTTGGATGTTTTCTCTTATTGACACATACAATCAACAAGGGGGAGAAAAATATTGATACCAAGAGGCAAGAGCTTTGTAGAGGAGTTTCATAGAAAAATTCAAACCGAAAAGTTGAAAAGAATTATGTTCTTAATCATGCAGTCACCAATGGTTCtcgttgtgaaaaaaaaaatgagtctATGAAATATAGTTCTTATAGGTGACCCTGGTATTTGTGGAAAAACTCAGAGAATTtaggaggaggaagaaatcATAAGTCAACATTGCGTGATGATTGAAAATGGCAAAGTTTTGGGAGCTATAGAGGATGATGTGATTCCTGCAAGGATCTTGGTGCTAAGCTATTTCATTCTGTGTGAAACAAGGAGATCAAAGATTGTGTGAGATTTGACTCTTCGACGATTTCATGCTGGATTTAATTGATGCTGAAACGTTTTAACAAAAGGGTATAAAGTCAAGTGAAACATATTGATTTTGCTTCTTCGATTTCTTTGGCTACAGACCTTTGATTTTCAGTTTGAAAGATGTTCTGAAAACGTGAGAATGAGATCTTTTTAGGGATATAAAGATCATCTACagattctttttggtttgatgggAAATTGCGCTCAATGTTGGCTGTTTCTAGGCTGCATTATTCCGGACCTGTTGTGGGGAATTGGCTTTATCTTTCAAACCGTAAACCCAAATCTTGATCCGTTTTTTCATGTGACTTCATAAGACTTCTGTTGAtattcccacaaaatttcataattttctgggTTGTTTTGCTACTCCATTGTGCTCTGCATCAAAACTGATGAAAAAGGCATAATTTTAGTTGTCTCAAGAGAAGAAGTTGTAAAGAAATATCTTGAAGGCTAGATTGGAGAGCATAATTTCAGAAGAGAAGATGATCTTTTCGGTCTTGTAAACAGGTATGTGTGATTAAAAGGTTCATAAAGAAGATTGTGTGGTTGAAGAGAtcaaaaagaaatcaagaagaaaactAGAGCTGGTGAAAAAAGGACAAGGAGATTTTATCTGCATCATCAAGGTTGAAGTATTTGATTATTTCGTTTTGGATGAAAAAGGAGAATTGAGGTTTCTCAAGAAAATTTCAGAAATTGTGATGGTGGAGCTAAGGAGAACAAAAGATATCGGGAATCGGATTTCTTGAGCAGAGTTTCTACAAGAAAGATAGTAGAATCTAGTTATGATTTTACAAAGTTTGAAAATCTCAGAAGGGGGAGAGCTCAATAAAGAGATAAAGAGGAGCTTGAAAATACCTGAGATTACAAAGAGTAATGGTGacagaggaagcaccggagatGCAATGATTGATGGTCGAGTTTGCAATGATTCATGGTCGAGTTTGCAAAGATTCATGGTCGAGTTAGCTATCGGGACTTAGCTATCGAAGGAGAAAAAGAGGTTTAAGGGCTCGACGGATGTAAATGGTGAGACTTGAGAGCACCACTGGTCACCACAGAATTTGACGGCAACGATATCCCCGTAGATTGCAGCAGAGCTTAATAGGAGACTTCAATCCGATGTTGTGTCAAGGAAGATACACGGCTTGAGTTTTTGGGTTCCGATTTGGAGTCGTAAACTTCTAAGATTGTAGCGACAGCCAGCAGAGGTGATGATGGCAAAGATGGCCATTATTTTTTTACGGAGAAAAGAAGGCCATGGAGGAATCGTAGGCATCGGGTTCAGAAGCAAAGGTTTAAACACGAAGTCGACAGCGAACGTGGAGGTGGCCGGAGTTGCCTTCGTCAGAATCGCGTTTCAGTTATTTTTGTGATcggagaaatcgaagaagaagtttcGAGTCTGCTTGTTTTGTTGTGAAAAGAAACAAaggcaaaaagaagaagaaaggtttctCTGTTGGGAATAATGAAGAAAGAAGGTAAAGTTGACTGGGCCCAAGGTGGAGATCTTGATGAATGGGCCTCAGTCAAGTCCAGTCCAATTCTGACCAAACCTATTATCATATGGGCTTAAGGAGAAGCTGGCCCATCTGTCTTGGctgcaaaagaaagagagagcaaaCGTTTGGGTtttgctataaaaaaaacaagaagactaGAAACAAGAGCTGAATAAATCTGCAAAGAGCTGTGAAGGGAAAGAAAgttaagaagaggaagaaacggGAACCTAGCCTGCCAGACTTGGAACTCCGGGAATGAAACGAGTTTGAAGAAATGAGAGATTTGGCATGagagatttggaagaaaaaagatttcaagcttaagagggagaatgttggcataagcttgaagatagcttgaggtgcaagctatactaatcctaccgagttatggaattaggattaattctatttaggagttatctaaatatgttagtttaccgGTTCAGAATAGGAAAGTTGTTAACTCTAGGGTTGAGCCattgttataaataccaagagagcGTTTCATAGAGAGGTGCGCGTCTTAGGGTATTAggagagatgcacacaaggtgtgtggcgtcgccccatcaataagatagagatcttttgatggtattGTTGAAGTTCTACTTCTAATCAATGAattctggacttggtcccggagatgtaggttatccgaacccGTTAACAAAGCTGTGTCTTCTTTACTATTATGTTCTTTCATACACGCACATGAACGTTATCGTACTTTGACATATAGATCTAGCCACATATATATGCTTTAGAGTCTTCTGCTTGTGGGAAAGCAGCTTGAGGCATTGATTCTTGCTGTAGCCATGAATATGCAAAATACACACACAAACTGAGATCTGTAATTAGGGTTTGTAAGAGAAAGACTAAggaagtgtatatatatagtcgtGCATTTAGTCTTGATTTTAATATTAAGTGTCTTGCATTAAGTCTTTAATTTAAAGACTTTACGTATCTAGTCAACGGCTTAATTACGACAAAAAACAGCTTCGTAAGATGGTTTCGGACAATATACCGCCGCTGCACCAGTTGACAAAATAATAGAGAACTGGGTCTTACGTACAAAGCACGtgaaatattattagaaaagaagaccagaataaaaaataaaatgagtatatatgaaatttatattctttataaataataattgaataatCATTGATATAGAGAATAATTAAAGACTAGCAAGAGTAAAATGATTTACCAAAAAGTGAACAACcttgtaattattttaaatgaacgAGAGTAAAAGAATTATGTACCAAGTAcgttaaatattattttgtgaaaatacAAAAACCATAATAACTAGATAAGTACTCGTCCAATGTGCgggttttaaagttttgtaaataaaataaaatttaacaaaaatatattaaaatttattgtatgttatttatcaaaaaaaatttttttgctataatacactaatttatatctatttgtaatatgtatgttactattaaaagtgtatttttttacacctaagtatattgtatgttacaaatatatattttacacttttgcatagtttttttaatcactaaaattgttggtttaAGAAACttcttgaataaaaaatatattacgtagtataataattaataatgtatcatcacaatagtgtatgactaactATGGAGAGAATCTCGGCTCCGCCCTcttcccttatggagagaaccttacgtccaacctcctccaccatgaatAGAATCttggctccaccttcctctcCTAGGGAGATAACCTTCcatgcgtccaacctcctccaccatagagagaaccttgactctgccctcctcatgtatggagagaacatgttcacgtcttttagctatctcaaagtggcatgTTCCAGCAACTAATGAAAGTAAAAGTCCTTTTCCAATATCACAAAATCTTTAGATAATacctaatgttaaatttctcaatataTTCATGGAATTTTAtttgacacatcatgatatAGCCTCTGTCTCCAAGCTCATATAGAtctatcaaaaataatttatgtttttcctatctatctatctatgtttttggtaaacttgtgtttgattagcctattttattcAACCATTATGTTGATAAGGTTCTACTCTTTATCTcactttgggattgaatgaatggtaacaattatgtttgaaatagaaaaaggtctatgaccaaccaatcaaggttgagaaattagaagaaaattaatttgacataattaaagaaataatagaaaattataagcatggtaatatatgactctcaaatcaaagatgaaaatataaattaataaaacaatataaaaatactacaataaaaattaaaatacagtattagaaaaagaagacgcaCATACTaatattacatttttcttttggatcaacatattaatcttacctattacaaaatgaaaaaggagaaagtatgagaaagttttggtttaaaaaaataaggaaaatttacctttccattaatttttttttaccaataatACAAAGTTTAAAAcagtatttttgaataaattattttgttagatgaaaaatatgagacgatctatatttatatagaagtgagtatttatattttttagaattaataatttgacTGTACATTTTCCTtaatactttttctatttttttgttgaattaataatttaaaattaaaaataagtaaataatgttataattttgaattttatgaaatatataatctccttataattcttattattttaaactgtttaattttgtaattttttataattatcttttaacTGTTTAatcatcatctatttgcttatatagaggagtgtatttacaatccttttccttttaggattaacaaagtttttttaatataataagattacaatgaTCTTATATATGCTttgttttaccaagcttgaaaattttaatttttgatcgttaaaattgacacatgtcacgatatGATGAGTTACCAACTTTGATATCTAATTgttaaaactgacacatgtcacgatctgatgagattttaattttgatatatgatcgttaaaattgacacgtgtcacgatctggtgaattaaagaactaagctttatataataagataagaataaaattcatatatgacatatacatttttaaaaaataattgaaaaagagagagtttaatTATAGGTTTCGTTGTGGTATACCTCTAATTCTAAACTATGTAATCGGTTAACAAGTAtggttgtttgtttgcttgccgcaggtacctgcgtcaTGACGCTGCGGCAAGCGCTGCGACCTGcgtctaatatttttaaacgttGTTTCAATTCAGCggttaaaaacataaacgcaGCCGCTGTTGCTGCCGCTGCCGCAGCCGCCAgcgtcaaccaaacgaacaagcccaATATAATACCAGAAATTTTAGCATGAATAAAGACTAGCATGAGTAAAAAAACTACAAAGTGAACAGCCATTGAGAACACCTTCCTTGCTTTTGTGATTGACAAActcatataacaaaaaattcaTGGTGAGCCATGCAATATTCGAAATCGTAATTTGGATAATCCCTTTTTTTAAGGAGTAAATATACATAACTcgataaattataatatttgagcATAAGTCAATTAACTGTCCAAACAGCCTTAATATTACAAATCTCATTCACATCATTAATTGAAACTAGGTTTTCTTTCAGAAGCATAACGTAACTAAAAAAAGCGAAATTGTCcaacaaaatacttttttttttataaactcaactGGCTGATCCGATCATGAGAGGAACATACCAAAATACCACGGATGGACTCATCTCTAAAAGATTACtgtattttatatctaaatatccaaattattattttaataactatatttagaagattttgataatatttaaaattataagtaatgatctttttatttcatttaaaaactgttttgaattatcatacaatacatatgataaataaatatgtaaattttttcagcatatgttgtgatttaaatttttaaaaacaaatatatattactcaacctatgaataaaaaaatgtgtgttttaatgttcTACATAGGTGAGTTGGTGAAACGATccaac
This genomic window contains:
- the LOC104787265 gene encoding heme oxygenase 4, chloroplastic-like; the encoded protein is MCVHVSLRAKTVTVRYPLTKAAPRRHLVRRANKYRNLVENAMEAAGEKPTKRYPGEPKGFVQEMKFVVMKMHPREHANEGKKEFNGPVSTWNFTIEGYLKFLVDSKLVFDTLEEIIHESNVPSYVELKNTGLERAENLRRDLEWFKEQGHEIPEPMVPGKAYSKYLKNIAEKDHPAIICHFYNINFAHSAGGRMIGTKVSEKILNNKELEFYKYDGQLSELLQNVSQVLNKVAELWTREEKNHCLEETETSFKLYWEIFRYLLP